A portion of the Thalassotalea sp. LPB0316 genome contains these proteins:
- a CDS encoding molybdenum cofactor guanylyltransferase codes for MRGNNTCLGVVLAGGLSSRMGQNKAQLLHPKQQNMLSFSSALLTDVGVDGVVQSIGYNTQPTGANQIADKYPNLGPLGGIATVFETTPHVHSYLILPVDLPLLSAQCLSQLKQVGQLSQMACHFSDHYLPLYLPRTAMTELFFQNLKTSQANASKLTTKKDKSLSIRQLLKQIQHRAIGLDRAHQQQLFNCNTAEQWQQATNQLTLRVNDYE; via the coding sequence ATGAGAGGTAATAACACATGTTTAGGTGTCGTTTTAGCCGGTGGTTTATCCTCGCGTATGGGGCAAAATAAAGCACAGTTATTACACCCTAAACAACAAAATATGCTCAGTTTTAGCTCCGCCTTATTAACCGATGTTGGCGTTGATGGCGTTGTTCAAAGTATCGGCTATAACACACAACCTACAGGTGCCAACCAAATTGCCGATAAATACCCAAACCTCGGCCCTCTTGGTGGTATAGCAACAGTGTTTGAAACCACACCACATGTGCACAGCTATTTAATTTTGCCGGTTGATTTACCCTTGTTAAGCGCACAATGTCTTAGCCAGTTAAAACAAGTGGGGCAATTGAGCCAAATGGCTTGTCATTTTTCCGATCATTATTTGCCACTATATTTACCGAGAACGGCCATGACCGAGTTGTTTTTTCAAAACCTAAAAACGAGCCAAGCGAATGCCAGCAAGCTGACAACTAAGAAAGATAAATCACTATCGATAAGACAGTTATTAAAACAAATTCAACATCGCGCCATTGGGCTTGATCGAGCTCACCAACAGCAACTATTTAATTGCAATACCGCAGAGCAATGGCAACAAGCGACCAATCAATTAACATTACGAGTAAACGACTATGAGTAA
- the moaA gene encoding GTP 3',8-cyclase MoaA, protein MLTDDFGRRFYYLRLSITDVCNFRCEYCLPDGYQCDTDRQFLSLEEIKRTVNAFALMGTEKVRITGGEPSLRKDLPDIINAVANTNKIQTVALTTNGYKLTSQYQDWLDAGLNALNISIDSLIPEQFNLITGSNKLGEILTGIDGVLADGRAKLKVNAVLLKQYHKQQLDYFFDWVKETPVSVRFIELMETGDNKAYFEKQHISGTTIQNQLFERGWVPVIKEKSAGPAIEYCHSDYQGKIGLIMPYSKDFCASCNRLRMSALGKLHLCLFAEQGLSLREYLQEDDPTPLINAVSQLIHDKKATHFLHERLTGATSHLSMLGG, encoded by the coding sequence ATGTTAACAGACGACTTTGGCAGAAGGTTTTACTACCTTAGACTGTCGATCACAGATGTTTGTAACTTTCGTTGCGAATACTGCTTACCTGACGGTTATCAATGTGATACCGACAGGCAATTCTTATCGCTTGAAGAAATCAAACGCACAGTTAACGCCTTTGCTTTAATGGGCACCGAAAAAGTACGCATAACGGGTGGCGAACCTTCGTTGCGCAAAGATTTACCCGACATTATCAACGCGGTTGCGAACACAAATAAAATTCAAACCGTGGCACTGACCACCAACGGCTACAAACTCACTTCTCAATACCAAGACTGGCTCGACGCTGGTTTAAACGCCTTAAATATTAGTATTGATTCATTAATACCTGAACAATTTAATTTGATCACCGGCTCAAACAAGTTAGGTGAGATTTTAACGGGCATTGATGGCGTGCTAGCCGACGGTCGCGCCAAGCTAAAAGTTAACGCCGTACTGCTCAAACAATATCACAAGCAGCAATTAGACTACTTTTTTGACTGGGTGAAAGAAACCCCAGTATCTGTGCGTTTTATCGAATTAATGGAAACGGGTGACAACAAAGCCTATTTCGAAAAACAGCACATTAGCGGCACAACAATTCAAAATCAACTATTTGAGCGTGGCTGGGTACCGGTCATTAAAGAAAAAAGCGCAGGGCCGGCAATTGAATACTGCCATAGTGATTATCAAGGCAAGATTGGCTTGATAATGCCTTATAGCAAAGATTTTTGTGCATCGTGTAATCGTCTGAGAATGAGTGCGTTAGGTAAGCTACATTTATGCTTATTCGCCGAACAAGGCTTGTCATTGCGCGAATATTTACAGGAAGACGATCCAACGCCATTAATCAATGCCGTATCACAGCTGATCCACGATAAAAAGGCAACTCACTTTTTACACGAGCGCTTGACCGGTGCGACATCTCATTTATCCATGCTTGGTGGTTAA
- the moaB gene encoding molybdenum cofactor biosynthesis protein B, translated as MSKTPVPFQPLNIAVLTVSDTRDEATDTSGKALVDRVLDAGHQLVEKAIVKDDIYQLRAIVSRWIADEKVDVVISTGGTGFTARDNTPEALSVLFDKQVEGFGETFRHISLGEIGTSTIQSRAFAGMANHTVIFCVPGSTNACKTAWDKIIKEQIDASHRPCNFVPHLNLAAKCQSRG; from the coding sequence ATGAGTAAAACCCCTGTGCCTTTTCAACCGCTAAACATTGCCGTGTTAACGGTTTCAGATACCCGTGACGAAGCAACTGATACTTCAGGTAAAGCCTTGGTTGATCGGGTACTTGATGCAGGCCATCAATTAGTCGAAAAAGCCATCGTCAAAGATGATATTTATCAATTGCGCGCCATCGTTTCTCGCTGGATTGCTGACGAGAAAGTTGACGTAGTCATTTCTACCGGCGGCACTGGCTTTACCGCTCGAGACAACACCCCCGAAGCGCTAAGCGTATTATTTGATAAGCAAGTAGAAGGCTTTGGTGAAACGTTTAGGCACATTTCACTTGGTGAGATTGGCACGTCAACCATTCAGTCTCGCGCCTTTGCAGGCATGGCAAATCACACCGTAATTTTTTGTGTACCTGGCTCAACTAACGCGTGTAAAACAGCGTGGGATAAGATCATCAAAGAACAAATTGATGCCTCACATCGCCCCTGTAACTTTGTCCCGCATTTAAATTTAGCGGCAAAATGCCAATCAAGAGGCTGA